The proteins below come from a single Triticum aestivum cultivar Chinese Spring chromosome 5D, IWGSC CS RefSeq v2.1, whole genome shotgun sequence genomic window:
- the LOC123124822 gene encoding FCS-Like Zinc finger 17 produces the protein MLPRIQKSIFHLGEEGGDGHRSADDQRGDNIVDIQRGLGGHTHGRRLRRVGGDAASDVVVGLQILVQHHPQPCHVVLKQMVSSPPARRRLSGSFSGACFLCRRELSPDKDVYMYRGDQGFCSEECRRQQILSDEAREHEAMVSKERRTLAHRRHHHGPRPSPPVAIRGAPRRLLAVA, from the exons ATGCTTCCCAGGATCCAGAAAAGCATCTTCCACCTCGGGGAGGAGGGTGGCGATGGCCACCGCAGCGCTGATGATCAGCGTGGAGATAACATCGTTGACATCCAGCGGGGCCTCGGGGGACACACCCACGGCCGCCGGCTGCGGCGAGTAGGGGGAGACGCCGCCTCCGACGTCGTCGTCGGGCTGCAGATCCTCGTCCAGCACCACCCGCAACCGTGTCATGTCGTCCTCAAGCAGATGGTCagctcgccgccggcccgccgccgcctTTCTGGCAGCTTCTCGGGGGCCTGCTTCCTGTGCCGGAGGGAGCTCAGTCCCGACAAAGACGTGTACATGTATAG GGGTGACCAGGGGTTCTGCAGCGAGGAGTGCCGGCGGCAGCAGATCTTGTCGGACGAGGCCAGAGAGCACGAGGCCATGGTCAGCAAGGAGCGTCGAACTCTGGCTCACCGTCGTCACCACCACGGGCCACGGCCGTCGCCGCCGGTGGCGATCCGGGGCGCGCCAAGGAGATTACTGGCGGTAGCCTAG